In Acinonyx jubatus isolate Ajub_Pintada_27869175 chromosome A3, VMU_Ajub_asm_v1.0, whole genome shotgun sequence, a genomic segment contains:
- the FOXA2 gene encoding hepatocyte nuclear factor 3-beta isoform X2, with protein MLGAVKMEGHEPSDWSSYYAEPEGYSSVSNMNAGLGMNGMNTYMSMSAAAMGSGSGNMSAGSMNMSSYVGAGMSPSLAGMSPGAGAMASMGGSAGAAGVAGMGPHLSPSLSPLGGQAAGAMGGLTPYANMNSMSPMYGQAGLSRARDPKTYRRSYTHAKPPYSYISLITMAIQQSPNKMLTLSEIYQWIMDLFPFYRQNQQRWQNSIRHSLSFNDCFLKVPRSPDKPGKGSFWTLHPDSGNMFENGCYLRRQKRFKCEKQLALKEAAGATGGGKKAASGAQTSQGQLGEAAGPASETPAGTESPHSSASPCQEHKRGALGELKGTPAAALSPPEPAPSPGQQQQAAAHLLGPPHHPGLPPEAHLKPEHHYAFNHPFSINNLMSSEQQHHHSHHHHQPHKMDLKAYEQVMHYPGYGSPMPGSLAMGPVTNKAGLDASPLAADTSYYQGVYSRPIMNSS; from the exons ATGCTGGGAGCGGTGAAGATGGAAGGGCACGAGCCGTCTGACTGGAGCAGCTACTATGCCGAGCCCGAG GGCTACTCCTCGGTGAGCAACATGAACGCCGGCCTGGGGATGAACGGCATGAACACGTACATGAGCATGTCCGCGGCCGCCATGGGCAGCGGCTCGGGCAACATGAGTGCCGGCTCCATGAACATGTCGTCGTATGTGGGCGCGGGCATGAGCCCGTCCCTGGCCGGTATGTCCCCCGGGGCGGGCGCCATGGCTAGCATGGGCGGCTCGGCCGGGGCGGCCGGCGTGGCGGGCATGGGGCCGCACCTGAGTCCCAGTCTGAGCCCGCTCGGGGGGCAGGCGGCCGGAGCCATGGGCGGCCTGACCCCTTACGCCAACATGAACTCCATGAGCCCCATGTACGGGCAGGCGGGCCTGAGCCGCGCGCGCGACCCCAAGACGTACCGGCGCAGCTACACGCACGCCAAGCCGCCCTACTCCTACATCTCGCTCATCACCATGGCCATCCAGCAGAGCCCCAACAAGATGCTGACGCTGAGCGAGATCTACCAGTGGATCATGGACCTTTTCCCCTTCTACCGGCAGAACCAGCAGCGCTGGCAGAACTCTATCCGCCACTCGCTGTCCTTCAACGACTGCTTCCTCAAGGTGCCCCGCTCGCCCGACAAGCCCGGCAAGGGCTCCTTCTGGACCCTCCACCCCGACTCGGGCAACATGTTCGAAAACGGCTGCTACCTGCGCCGCCAGAAGCGCTTCAAGTGCGAGAAGCAGCTGGCCCTGAAGGAAGCCGCAGGCGCCACAGGAGGCGGCAAGAAGGCGGCCTCCGGGGCCCAGACCTCGCAGGGTCAGCTCGGGGAGGCCGCCGGGCCGGCCTCCGAGACTCCGGCGGGCACCGAGTCGCCCCACTCGAGCGCCTCCCCGTGCCAGGAGCACAAGCGAGGGGCCTTGGGGGAGCTGAAGGGGACGCCGGCCGCGGCCCTGAGCCCCCCGGAACCGGCGCCCTCGCccgggcagcagcagcaggcggCGGCCCACCTGCTGggtcctccccaccacccaggcCTGCCGCCCGAAGCCCATCTAAAGCCGGAGCACCACTACGCCTTCAACCACCCCTTCTCCATCAACAACCTCATGTCCTCGGAGCAGCAGCACCACCAcagccaccatcaccaccagccCCACAAAATGGACCTCAAAGCCTACGAACAGGTGATGCACTACCCTGGCTACGGTTCCCCTATGCCGGGTAGCCTGGCCATGGGTCCGGTCACGAACAAAGCGGGCCTGGATGCCTCGCCCCTGGCCGCAGACACCTCCTACTACCAGGGGGTGTACTCCAGGCCCATAATGAACTCTTCTTAA
- the FOXA2 gene encoding hepatocyte nuclear factor 3-beta isoform X1, whose amino-acid sequence MHSASSMLGAVKMEGHEPSDWSSYYAEPEGYSSVSNMNAGLGMNGMNTYMSMSAAAMGSGSGNMSAGSMNMSSYVGAGMSPSLAGMSPGAGAMASMGGSAGAAGVAGMGPHLSPSLSPLGGQAAGAMGGLTPYANMNSMSPMYGQAGLSRARDPKTYRRSYTHAKPPYSYISLITMAIQQSPNKMLTLSEIYQWIMDLFPFYRQNQQRWQNSIRHSLSFNDCFLKVPRSPDKPGKGSFWTLHPDSGNMFENGCYLRRQKRFKCEKQLALKEAAGATGGGKKAASGAQTSQGQLGEAAGPASETPAGTESPHSSASPCQEHKRGALGELKGTPAAALSPPEPAPSPGQQQQAAAHLLGPPHHPGLPPEAHLKPEHHYAFNHPFSINNLMSSEQQHHHSHHHHQPHKMDLKAYEQVMHYPGYGSPMPGSLAMGPVTNKAGLDASPLAADTSYYQGVYSRPIMNSS is encoded by the exons ATGCACTCGGCTTCCAGTATGCTGGGAGCGGTGAAGATGGAAGGGCACGAGCCGTCTGACTGGAGCAGCTACTATGCCGAGCCCGAG GGCTACTCCTCGGTGAGCAACATGAACGCCGGCCTGGGGATGAACGGCATGAACACGTACATGAGCATGTCCGCGGCCGCCATGGGCAGCGGCTCGGGCAACATGAGTGCCGGCTCCATGAACATGTCGTCGTATGTGGGCGCGGGCATGAGCCCGTCCCTGGCCGGTATGTCCCCCGGGGCGGGCGCCATGGCTAGCATGGGCGGCTCGGCCGGGGCGGCCGGCGTGGCGGGCATGGGGCCGCACCTGAGTCCCAGTCTGAGCCCGCTCGGGGGGCAGGCGGCCGGAGCCATGGGCGGCCTGACCCCTTACGCCAACATGAACTCCATGAGCCCCATGTACGGGCAGGCGGGCCTGAGCCGCGCGCGCGACCCCAAGACGTACCGGCGCAGCTACACGCACGCCAAGCCGCCCTACTCCTACATCTCGCTCATCACCATGGCCATCCAGCAGAGCCCCAACAAGATGCTGACGCTGAGCGAGATCTACCAGTGGATCATGGACCTTTTCCCCTTCTACCGGCAGAACCAGCAGCGCTGGCAGAACTCTATCCGCCACTCGCTGTCCTTCAACGACTGCTTCCTCAAGGTGCCCCGCTCGCCCGACAAGCCCGGCAAGGGCTCCTTCTGGACCCTCCACCCCGACTCGGGCAACATGTTCGAAAACGGCTGCTACCTGCGCCGCCAGAAGCGCTTCAAGTGCGAGAAGCAGCTGGCCCTGAAGGAAGCCGCAGGCGCCACAGGAGGCGGCAAGAAGGCGGCCTCCGGGGCCCAGACCTCGCAGGGTCAGCTCGGGGAGGCCGCCGGGCCGGCCTCCGAGACTCCGGCGGGCACCGAGTCGCCCCACTCGAGCGCCTCCCCGTGCCAGGAGCACAAGCGAGGGGCCTTGGGGGAGCTGAAGGGGACGCCGGCCGCGGCCCTGAGCCCCCCGGAACCGGCGCCCTCGCccgggcagcagcagcaggcggCGGCCCACCTGCTGggtcctccccaccacccaggcCTGCCGCCCGAAGCCCATCTAAAGCCGGAGCACCACTACGCCTTCAACCACCCCTTCTCCATCAACAACCTCATGTCCTCGGAGCAGCAGCACCACCAcagccaccatcaccaccagccCCACAAAATGGACCTCAAAGCCTACGAACAGGTGATGCACTACCCTGGCTACGGTTCCCCTATGCCGGGTAGCCTGGCCATGGGTCCGGTCACGAACAAAGCGGGCCTGGATGCCTCGCCCCTGGCCGCAGACACCTCCTACTACCAGGGGGTGTACTCCAGGCCCATAATGAACTCTTCTTAA